One Gemmatimonadaceae bacterium genomic window, CCCGTACGCGTAGTAGCTGCTGTTCTTGAGGGAGTCGCCGCTGTAGGTCTTGTTGTGCGAGTCGAGCTTCACCCAGTCGATCGCGAAGCGCTGCGCGATGTAGAACGCGCCATTGAGCGGAATCATCGCGCGCCGATGGCCGCTTTCCGCCGACGGGCCATTCGCCGCGAGCCAGCCGCTGCCCCTGAGCGGAGACGCGATGACGACGAGATCGTTGCTCACGGGTACCGCCGACGTCTCGAGAACGAACGGTCCCGCACTCCCCGTATCGGCAGTAGCCGTTAGGCGGTGGCGGATGGCCTTCGGGGGCGTTGCACTCACGGGCACCCACATGTAGACGACCGCGCGCAGCCCGGGCGCGACGTGCACGCGCTCGGCGGGTGGCATGCGCGTGCCGGGACGCGCCACCGACCGCAACAGCGCGCTGTCCGCGAGCGTGAAGAGCGGCGCGCTGCTGCTCGCGAGCGTCGGCTGACCGTTGCCGACGACGTCGGCGCCGAATACTTCGATCTTCTGCAGCGTGATCGGCTGATTGGTGAAGTTGGTGATGTGCAGCTCGTACGGTAGCACCGTCTGCCCGCCGCCGTGCATCACCGTCGGCGGCTTCGGGACCCGGACCTCGAGCGCCGGTGGAAAGGAGACCTGTTGGGCGCGAAGGGTCGGCGTCGTGATGACGACGACAGCGGCGGCAAGCAATCGACTCGTTCTCATTGTCCTCAGTATTTCAGGTAAGCACACCCGGCGTTCTGAGCTCGAACAATGGCGAAGATACCGTTAGGCATGAGCAGAGCGCCAGGGACCAGCCCCGTCCGGACGTCATTGCGCACTTGCTCCACGTCACGCTTGAATTTCTCGGCGAACCCCTGCGCCCAGTTCATCGCCGCACGGTTGCACACGAGTATCGTGAGGCCGTGCGGCAAGAGTGATTCGAGCTTCGAATCGACCTCGTAGCTCGGCGCGTTCGGCGCGGCGCGGAGCCAGGGATTGCGCTTCGCCGGCGCCTTCGTGATCGGATCATTGACCTTGCGGTCTTCGCCGATAGCGTAATGATCCCAGAGCTCGTCCTTGAACGCCATCGGCACGCCCAGCCTGCGCATGACGACCACAACGCGCGTCTGCGTGTCGGGTCCGTTGTAGACCTCGCGGAACGTGTTCATGATGTCGGCGGCGTAATCAAGCGCCGCGCCATCGTCGAGGTTCTGCGAGTCGAGCACCACCTTGTATGGCGCTGCGGTAATTCGCTCGACCCACGACATGTCCCACGGCGAAGGAGTCGACTCGGGCCGTCGTGACACGCTCGTCAACACCCTCGTCGGCGCGGCCGCCGCAAGAGCCATCACACCGAGCTGTTCGAGGAACTCTCGGCGGCGCGACCGATTCGCGTCATCCTGCATGGGGAATCTCCCGATCCGATGGTTGGCGCCAGGAAAATCACCGCTGCACCGGCACGCCGCTAGGCCGGTGACCCGGCCTTGGGAACGCAGGGTCGTTTCACTGAATTCGATTGTCAGCTGAGGATGGGGGCAGAGCTGATGCGTTCCCGATTCCGTCTCGCGTCAACA contains:
- a CDS encoding M23 family metallopeptidase, whose translation is MRTSRLLAAAVVVITTPTLRAQQVSFPPALEVRVPKPPTVMHGGGQTVLPYELHITNFTNQPITLQKIEVFGADVVGNGQPTLASSSAPLFTLADSALLRSVARPGTRMPPAERVHVAPGLRAVVYMWVPVSATPPKAIRHRLTATADTGSAGPFVLETSAVPVSNDLVVIASPLRGSGWLAANGPSAESGHRRAMIPLNGAFYIAQRFAIDWVKLDSHNKTYSGDSLKNSSYYAYGNNALAVADGIVTEVKDSIPENVPGLNSRAVPITLETVGGNHVIIEIGGGRYAFYAHLQPHSIRVKRGDHVKRGQVLGLVGNSGNSTEPHLHFHMSDGSSPLGSEGIPYAFETLYVIGQCQSLGETCTMAATPTVMRLSMPVANEIVRFP